The Gemmatimonadales bacterium genome has a segment encoding these proteins:
- a CDS encoding phenylalanine 4-monooxygenase, translating to MTTTASQSSTMAPGLTTTRAPFIEDARAHGQLYIEQPYDLYSPANHDAWSRLYARMADRWQKYANPRFLQGISNLCLDPTQVPRLEDVNRFMAPLTGFRAKAVSGYVPAYMFFDCLRQREFPTTVTIRDGDVLDYLPEPDIFHDIAGHVPMHTDKAFADTLVRFGECARAAAERARTIGNEQERVQRMTSVIKAMARFFWFTIEFGLMKGSRPGEVKAYGSGLLSSYGELEHCIESPDVQRWPFQLEWVVNQYFEIDHYQPLLFVVDSFDHLFTEVGRLVDWVREGKLDNVSPGEPGISEADLASFLSASG from the coding sequence GTGACCACCACAGCCTCACAATCCTCGACGATGGCTCCCGGCCTGACCACGACGCGCGCGCCGTTCATCGAGGACGCGCGGGCACACGGGCAGCTCTATATCGAACAGCCGTACGACCTCTACTCACCGGCCAACCATGACGCGTGGAGCCGGCTCTATGCCCGCATGGCGGATCGCTGGCAGAAATACGCCAATCCGCGATTTCTGCAGGGGATCAGCAATCTCTGCCTCGATCCGACCCAGGTGCCGCGCCTCGAAGACGTCAACCGCTTCATGGCGCCGCTTACCGGTTTCCGGGCCAAGGCCGTCAGTGGATATGTCCCGGCGTACATGTTCTTCGACTGCCTGCGTCAGCGAGAGTTTCCGACGACGGTGACGATTCGCGACGGTGACGTCCTCGACTACCTCCCCGAGCCCGACATCTTCCACGACATCGCCGGGCACGTGCCGATGCACACCGACAAGGCGTTCGCCGATACGCTCGTGCGCTTTGGCGAATGCGCCCGCGCCGCGGCGGAACGCGCGCGCACCATCGGCAACGAGCAGGAGCGGGTGCAACGGATGACCAGCGTGATCAAGGCGATGGCTCGCTTCTTCTGGTTCACCATCGAGTTCGGTCTGATGAAGGGGAGCCGCCCCGGCGAGGTCAAGGCGTATGGCAGCGGCCTCCTCTCGTCCTATGGTGAACTCGAGCATTGCATCGAGTCGCCCGACGTGCAACGCTGGCCGTTCCAGCTCGAATGGGTCGTCAACCAGTACTTCGAGATCGATCACTATCAGCCGCTTCTCTTTGTCGTCGACTCATTCGATCATCTCTTCACCGAAGTCGGTCGCCTTGTCGACTGGGTCAGGGAAGGGAAGCTCGACAACGTGAGTCCCGGCGAACCGGGGATCAGTGAAGCCGATCTCGCGTCATTCCTGAGTGCCTCCGGCTGA
- a CDS encoding acetoacetate--CoA ligase: MIDSNPIVWSPDAARARDSNLGRLIDGLRTQGVALPTGAGPDAFAALHAWSISDAEGFWAAVWRDGEVIADEHPGREPWDRVVIGADRMAPPDPLLGPRWFTGAALNFAENLLGHDSEDPAIIAWDERGPLSTRSWQRVRQEVAQAAAGLRSCGVLPGDRIAGWLPNIPETVVAMLAASSLGAIWTSCSPDFGVDGIVDRFGQTEPVVLFFCDGYRYGGKVHDCAARADELLARLPSVRHAVMIDYAGSGTVPADPRAMRWADLIAHDPSPMLSFARLPFDHPLYILYSSGTTGLPKCMVHSQGGTLLQHLKEHRLHVDVRPGERVFYFTTCGWMMWNWQVSALAAGATLVLYDGAPLPVHEPDILWRMASETGVDVFGTSAKYLSLAEKGGLEPSRRHDLGRLRAVLSTGSPLAGESFDWIRRAVGAQVQIASISGGTDIVSCFVLGNPLSPVRRGEIQGPGLGMAVEVYDDAGDQSPVGVPGELVCTRPFPAMPCSFWNDPDGSRYRAAYFDGYPGVWRHGDWIARMPSGGYVISGRSDATLNPGGVRIGTAEIYRQVDTIRDVVESLVVGQRIPGAAAGDERVVLFVRLRDGVDLSPALVEAMRARIRAGTSPHHVPKVIAQVTDLPRTRSGKLSEMAVRDVIEGRQVKNIGALANPESLDQFRQRAELA, translated from the coding sequence GTGATCGACTCGAATCCGATTGTCTGGAGTCCCGACGCGGCTCGCGCGCGCGATTCCAATCTGGGTCGGCTGATCGACGGTTTGCGCACCCAGGGAGTTGCGCTGCCGACTGGCGCCGGGCCGGACGCCTTCGCGGCATTGCACGCCTGGAGCATCAGCGACGCCGAGGGCTTCTGGGCTGCAGTGTGGCGCGATGGCGAAGTGATCGCCGATGAGCATCCAGGACGGGAGCCGTGGGATCGCGTCGTGATCGGTGCCGACCGCATGGCGCCCCCCGACCCGCTCCTCGGCCCGCGCTGGTTCACCGGCGCTGCACTCAACTTCGCTGAGAATCTGCTCGGCCACGACAGCGAGGATCCGGCGATCATCGCGTGGGATGAGCGCGGCCCGCTGTCGACGCGAAGCTGGCAACGTGTGCGACAGGAAGTGGCCCAAGCGGCCGCCGGCCTGCGCAGCTGCGGCGTCCTCCCCGGGGACCGTATTGCCGGTTGGCTTCCCAATATTCCCGAGACGGTCGTGGCGATGCTCGCGGCGTCGTCGCTTGGTGCGATCTGGACATCATGCTCGCCGGATTTCGGCGTCGACGGAATTGTCGACCGCTTCGGCCAGACCGAACCTGTCGTCCTCTTCTTTTGCGACGGATATCGGTACGGCGGCAAGGTGCACGACTGCGCCGCCCGCGCCGATGAACTGCTCGCCCGGTTGCCCAGCGTGCGGCACGCCGTGATGATCGACTACGCCGGAAGTGGCACGGTGCCGGCTGACCCGCGCGCAATGCGATGGGCCGACCTGATCGCGCACGATCCGTCGCCGATGTTGTCGTTCGCCCGGCTGCCGTTCGACCATCCGCTGTACATCCTCTATTCGTCGGGGACGACCGGTCTGCCCAAGTGCATGGTGCATTCGCAGGGCGGCACATTGCTGCAGCATCTCAAGGAGCATCGCCTTCACGTTGACGTTCGCCCGGGCGAACGGGTCTTCTACTTCACGACCTGCGGCTGGATGATGTGGAACTGGCAGGTCAGTGCGCTCGCCGCCGGCGCGACACTTGTGCTCTATGACGGCGCGCCCCTTCCGGTCCATGAGCCCGACATCCTCTGGCGGATGGCCTCCGAGACCGGGGTCGATGTCTTTGGTACCAGCGCGAAGTACCTCTCCCTCGCGGAGAAGGGGGGTCTCGAACCGTCGCGTCGACACGATCTTGGTCGTCTTCGCGCGGTGCTGTCGACCGGAAGCCCGCTCGCAGGGGAGAGCTTCGACTGGATTCGCCGTGCGGTGGGTGCGCAGGTGCAGATCGCCAGTATTTCCGGCGGGACGGACATCGTTTCGTGCTTCGTCCTGGGCAATCCGCTGTCGCCAGTCCGCCGCGGCGAGATCCAGGGTCCTGGCCTTGGCATGGCCGTCGAGGTGTACGACGACGCCGGTGATCAATCTCCGGTCGGTGTCCCCGGCGAACTGGTCTGCACTCGGCCGTTCCCGGCAATGCCGTGCAGTTTCTGGAATGATCCCGACGGGAGCCGATATCGCGCCGCCTATTTCGATGGGTATCCCGGCGTCTGGCGCCACGGGGACTGGATCGCACGGATGCCATCGGGTGGCTACGTCATCAGCGGGCGAAGCGACGCGACGCTCAATCCGGGTGGTGTGCGGATCGGCACCGCCGAGATCTATCGGCAGGTCGACACGATCCGCGACGTGGTCGAGAGCCTCGTCGTGGGCCAGCGGATTCCCGGGGCCGCCGCCGGCGACGAGCGGGTCGTGCTTTTTGTGCGATTGCGCGACGGTGTGGACCTGTCGCCGGCACTCGTCGAAGCGATGCGCGCGCGCATTCGTGCAGGCACGTCCCCTCACCACGTCCCGAAGGTGATCGCGCAGGTCACCGACCTGCCGCGCACGCGAAGTGGGAAGTTGAGCGAAATGGCGGTGCGCGATGTCATCGAGGGGCGGCAGGTGAAGAACATCGGAGCGCTGGCGAATCCGGAATCTCTCGATCAGTTCCGCCAACGAGCCGAGTTGGCGTAG
- a CDS encoding PAS domain S-box protein, whose protein sequence is MNDANLTELERRVLVLAPTRRDAELTVEVLTKAGVTTFLCRSVTHLISELARGAATILVPEEVASRSNTGGLHEWLEHQPAWSDLPVLVLARSGADSATVAQVMEGAGNITVLERPMRVAALVSATRVALKARWRQYQIRDHIAERESTFRAEAFMASIVTSSDDAIISKTLDGIILSWNAGAERIFGYTAKEAIGQPILILIPPERADEETTLLDLLRRGQRIEHFETVRVTKDGRRLDMSLTVSPVRAADGTIIAASKVARDISQRKQAEAALRDADRRKDEFLAILAHELRNPLAPIRNSLHLLRLDPGHEEVVHQASEMMERQVNHMVRLVDDLLEVSRFTRGKIELRKEPLEVTAIIEHALETSGPAIEGAGHALIVDVPPESMIVEGDPVRLAQVFANLLINAAKYTDPGGTITLAARILDHHAVVSIKDTGVGIPPELLPTIFDLFTQVDRHGGRAQGGLGIGLTLAKRLVEMHGGDIQAHSDGPGRGSEFSVQLPLANSRPIGMRVAVPPRIASLDSQRILVVDDNRDSAESLGLLLRLLGAEVSVAYSGPEALVAIESVKPAVAILDIGMPQMDGYQLARAIRAEPLLNDVILVALTGWGQDDDRALSRAAGFDHHLVKPADIDALRRLLRSINPAHVEE, encoded by the coding sequence GTGAACGACGCCAACCTCACCGAGCTTGAACGGCGAGTGCTGGTTCTCGCGCCGACCCGGCGCGATGCCGAACTCACGGTAGAGGTGTTGACGAAGGCCGGAGTAACCACCTTCCTCTGTCGCAGCGTGACCCACCTGATCAGTGAACTCGCCCGCGGCGCGGCAACGATTCTCGTCCCCGAGGAAGTAGCCAGCCGTTCGAATACAGGCGGCCTGCATGAGTGGCTCGAACACCAGCCGGCGTGGTCGGATCTGCCGGTGCTGGTCCTCGCACGCTCGGGCGCTGACTCCGCCACCGTTGCCCAGGTGATGGAAGGCGCCGGCAACATCACGGTGCTGGAGCGGCCGATGCGCGTGGCGGCGCTGGTCAGCGCCACTCGCGTCGCCCTCAAGGCCCGCTGGCGCCAATATCAGATCCGCGACCATATCGCCGAGCGCGAATCGACATTCCGCGCCGAAGCGTTCATGGCATCGATCGTGACATCGTCCGACGACGCAATCATCAGCAAGACGCTCGACGGAATCATCCTGAGCTGGAACGCCGGCGCCGAGCGGATCTTCGGGTACACGGCGAAGGAAGCGATCGGGCAACCGATTCTCATCCTGATCCCGCCCGAACGTGCCGACGAAGAGACGACCTTGCTCGACCTGCTGCGGCGGGGACAACGGATCGAGCACTTCGAGACGGTGCGCGTCACCAAGGATGGGCGGCGGCTCGACATGTCGCTCACCGTGTCGCCGGTGCGCGCGGCGGATGGGACAATCATCGCCGCGTCCAAGGTGGCGCGCGATATTTCCCAGCGGAAGCAGGCCGAAGCGGCGCTGCGCGACGCCGACCGGCGCAAGGACGAGTTCCTCGCGATTCTCGCCCACGAACTCCGCAATCCGCTCGCGCCGATTCGCAACTCGCTGCACCTCCTGCGGCTCGATCCCGGACATGAGGAGGTGGTGCACCAGGCCTCCGAGATGATGGAGCGCCAGGTCAACCATATGGTTCGCCTTGTCGACGACCTTCTCGAGGTGTCGCGCTTCACGCGCGGGAAGATCGAATTGCGGAAAGAGCCGCTCGAAGTGACGGCGATCATCGAGCACGCGCTCGAAACGAGTGGCCCGGCGATCGAGGGCGCAGGTCACGCCCTCATCGTCGACGTCCCACCGGAGTCGATGATCGTCGAGGGCGATCCAGTACGTCTGGCCCAGGTCTTTGCCAACCTGCTGATCAACGCCGCGAAGTACACCGATCCGGGCGGCACGATCACCCTCGCTGCACGCATCCTCGACCATCACGCCGTCGTGTCGATCAAGGACACCGGGGTCGGAATTCCGCCGGAGCTTCTGCCGACGATCTTCGATCTCTTCACGCAGGTCGATCGGCATGGCGGGCGCGCGCAAGGGGGCCTCGGGATCGGCCTCACCCTCGCCAAGCGGCTGGTCGAGATGCACGGTGGCGACATTCAGGCGCACAGCGACGGTCCCGGGCGCGGCAGCGAGTTCTCGGTGCAGCTGCCGCTCGCCAACTCACGCCCGATCGGGATGCGCGTCGCCGTTCCGCCGCGGATCGCGTCGCTTGATTCGCAGCGCATTCTCGTGGTCGATGACAATCGCGATTCGGCCGAAAGCCTCGGCCTCCTGCTACGGCTCCTGGGTGCCGAGGTGTCGGTCGCGTACAGCGGTCCCGAGGCGCTGGTGGCGATCGAGTCGGTCAAACCGGCGGTCGCGATTCTGGACATCGGGATGCCGCAGATGGACGGCTACCAGCTGGCGCGCGCCATTCGTGCCGAACCGTTGCTGAACGACGTGATTCTGGTGGCGCTCACGGGGTGGGGCCAGGACGACGATCGCGCCCTGTCACGCGCCGCAGGCTTCGACCATCACCTGGTGAAGCCTGCGGATATCGATGCGCTGCGGCGTCTCCTGCGGTCAATCAATCCGGCGCACGTCGAGGAGTAA
- a CDS encoding homogentisate 1,2-dioxygenase — protein MPIYHQLGSIPRKRHTVFRRPDGGLYAEELIGHEGFTGTSSLLYHTSPPTTVKSARRIRTVAWEPDVSTSLRHRHFRTAQAPGGGSITLDRTPLLFNSDVGMLFAAPDRVDEHAYRNSQADELVYVVEGEGTLESVFGDLPFHQGDYIVIHRNITHRWNIDLAKGPGRFVIFESRGHVRWPKRYRNEFGQLLEGAPYSERDIRRPVALNTRDIKGEFPVLVKQYDAINELVLDHHPFDVVGWDGYFYPWAFNIGDFEPIVGRIHQPPPVHQTFQGDGFVVCSFCPRPYDFDPNAIPAPYNHSNVDSDEVLFYASSEFMSRKGIEYGSITLHPDGLPHGPHPGRTEASIGAKYTNELAVMMDSFRPLHVAKPAMAFEDPAYHQSWIDQQHAEFSPPTS, from the coding sequence ATGCCGATCTACCACCAGCTCGGATCGATCCCGCGCAAGCGCCACACCGTCTTTCGTCGCCCCGACGGCGGGTTGTACGCCGAGGAGCTGATCGGGCACGAGGGATTCACCGGGACATCATCGCTGCTCTACCACACGTCGCCGCCAACCACCGTGAAGTCAGCGCGAAGGATTCGCACTGTCGCGTGGGAGCCCGACGTGTCGACATCGCTTCGGCACCGGCACTTCCGTACGGCGCAGGCGCCGGGCGGTGGGAGCATCACGCTCGACCGGACGCCACTCCTCTTCAACAGCGATGTCGGGATGCTCTTCGCCGCGCCCGACCGTGTCGACGAGCACGCCTACCGTAACTCCCAGGCAGACGAGCTCGTGTACGTCGTCGAAGGGGAGGGGACGCTCGAATCGGTCTTCGGCGACCTGCCGTTCCACCAGGGCGATTACATCGTGATTCACCGCAACATCACGCATCGCTGGAATATCGATCTCGCCAAGGGACCCGGCCGGTTCGTGATCTTCGAAAGCCGTGGCCATGTCCGCTGGCCGAAGCGGTATCGCAATGAATTCGGTCAGCTGCTGGAAGGCGCGCCATACTCGGAGCGCGACATCCGCCGTCCGGTTGCGCTCAACACGCGCGACATCAAGGGTGAGTTTCCCGTGCTGGTCAAGCAGTATGACGCGATCAACGAGCTGGTGCTCGACCACCATCCGTTCGACGTGGTGGGGTGGGACGGCTACTTCTACCCATGGGCGTTCAATATTGGCGATTTCGAGCCGATCGTCGGCCGGATTCACCAGCCGCCGCCGGTGCATCAGACCTTCCAGGGCGACGGCTTCGTTGTCTGCTCGTTCTGTCCGCGACCATACGACTTCGATCCCAACGCCATCCCGGCGCCGTACAATCACAGCAACGTCGACAGCGACGAGGTCCTCTTCTACGCGTCGAGTGAATTCATGAGTCGCAAGGGGATCGAATACGGGTCGATCACGCTGCACCCCGACGGCCTGCCGCACGGGCCGCACCCGGGTCGCACCGAGGCGAGCATCGGCGCCAAGTACACCAATGAGCTTGCGGTGATGATGGACTCATTCCGGCCGCTGCACGTCGCCAAGCCGGCGATGGCGTTCGAGGATCCGGCGTACCACCAGAGCTGGATCGATCAGCAGCACGCCGAGTTTTCGCCGCCGACATCGTGA
- the hppD gene encoding 4-hydroxyphenylpyruvate dioxygenase produces the protein MTSTLTSPAPRETGDAFPINGTDYIEFYCGNARQSAQYYRAVWGHRIIGYRGPETGVRDRASYLLVQDKLRFVLTSPLGPEGPIADHVHRHGDGVHDIAFWVDDARAAHAAALRRGAESAQEPTVTRDDDGEVVTAAIRIYGDTIHSIVQRSDYRGLFLPGFVPIASPEPAAGIGLKYVDHCVGNVELGKMNHWVKFYEDVLGFTNILSFDDKTISTEYSALMSKVMSNGNGRIKFPINEPAQGKKKSQIDEYLEFYRGPGVQHIAIATDDIVTTVRALRANGVDFLKVPQAYYDQVPARVGKIDEDLAPLAELGVLVDRDDEGYLLQIFTKPVQDRPTLFYEIIQRKGAKSFGAGNFKALFEAIEREQALRGNL, from the coding sequence ATGACCTCCACCCTGACGTCACCGGCGCCGCGCGAGACCGGAGATGCCTTTCCGATCAACGGTACCGACTACATCGAGTTCTACTGCGGCAACGCCCGCCAGTCCGCGCAGTACTATCGCGCCGTCTGGGGACATCGGATCATCGGATACCGCGGCCCCGAGACCGGTGTCCGCGACCGCGCATCGTATCTCCTGGTCCAGGACAAGCTGAGGTTCGTCCTCACGTCGCCACTTGGCCCCGAGGGCCCGATCGCCGACCACGTGCACCGCCACGGCGACGGCGTCCACGACATCGCCTTCTGGGTCGACGATGCGCGCGCGGCGCACGCCGCCGCACTCCGCCGCGGCGCGGAGAGCGCGCAGGAGCCGACGGTGACGCGCGACGACGACGGCGAAGTCGTCACCGCCGCCATCAGGATCTACGGCGACACGATCCACTCGATCGTCCAGCGCTCCGATTACCGCGGGCTCTTTCTTCCCGGCTTCGTGCCGATTGCCTCGCCGGAACCGGCTGCCGGCATCGGCCTCAAGTATGTCGACCACTGCGTCGGCAACGTCGAACTCGGCAAGATGAACCACTGGGTCAAGTTCTACGAGGATGTCCTCGGCTTCACCAACATTCTCTCGTTCGATGACAAGACGATCAGCACCGAATACTCGGCGTTGATGTCGAAGGTGATGTCGAATGGCAACGGCCGGATCAAGTTCCCGATCAACGAGCCGGCGCAGGGGAAGAAGAAGTCGCAGATCGACGAGTACCTCGAGTTCTACCGCGGTCCCGGCGTGCAGCACATCGCCATAGCAACGGATGATATAGTGACAACGGTCCGCGCACTGCGCGCCAACGGCGTCGACTTCCTCAAGGTGCCGCAAGCGTACTACGACCAGGTCCCCGCGCGGGTCGGCAAGATCGATGAGGATCTCGCACCGCTGGCGGAACTGGGCGTCCTGGTCGACCGCGACGACGAGGGATATCTCCTGCAGATCTTCACCAAGCCGGTGCAGGATCGGCCCACGCTGTTCTACGAGATCATTCAGCGGAAGGGCGCCAAGAGCTTCGGCGCGGGGAATTTCAAGGCGCTGTTCGAAGCGATCGAGCGCGAGCAGGCGCTGCGGGGCAATCTCTGA